A window of the Lolium perenne isolate Kyuss_39 chromosome 7, Kyuss_2.0, whole genome shotgun sequence genome harbors these coding sequences:
- the LOC127317335 gene encoding 3-ketoacyl-CoA synthase 6-like, which yields MSSAAQLKRLKPVYQCVVNNFLLVLAVPLAVAGVVSLARVGPEELLAKLQALRPVHVFLAVFLPAAAATLYLMMRPRAVYLVDYACFRTKASGRVPFGTFLEHAKLVTFIEGASIDERSVRFMTRLLERSGLGEETCLPPAHHYIPPFRNLEASREEVELVIFSAIDDLLAKTGVKPEAVDFLVVNCSLFAPVPSFTDMIIHRYGMRSDVRNVHLSGMGCSAGLVSVGLARNFLQTAPQGSTALVVSTETITPNYYVGKERAMLLPNCLFRMGGAAALLSTSPAKARFRLARVVRTLTGARDSAYRCVYQEEDEEGHRGINLNKDLMTIAGDALKANITAIGPLVLPASEQLLFALSFIARRVFGSKGIKPYLPDFRMAFEHFCIHAGGRAVIDELQKSLNLSDEHVEASRMALHRFGNTSSSSLWYELAYIEAKGRMRKGDRVWMIGFGSGFKCNSAAWECIEPARDAQGPWADCISRYPVDIPDVLKH from the coding sequence ATGAGTTCAGCAGCTCAGCTGAAGCGGCTCAAGCCGGTGTACCAGTGCGTGGTGAACAACTTCCTCCTCGTgctcgccgtgccgctggccgtCGCTGGCGTCGTCAGCTTGGCGCGAGTCGGGCCTGAGGAGCTTCTCGCGAAGCTGCAAGCGCTCCGGCCAGTGCACGTCTTCCTGGCGGTGTTTCTCCCCGCCGCCGCGGCGACACTGTACCTGATGATGCGGCCGCGCGCCGTGTACCTGGTGGACTACGCCTGCTTCCGCACCAAGGCCAGCGGCCGCGTCCCGTTCGGCACGTTCCTGGAGCACGCGAAGCTGGTGACCTTCATCGAGGGGGCATCCATCGACGAGCGCAGCGTCCGGTTCATGACGCGGCTGCTGGAGCGGTCGGGGCTCGGGGAGGAGACCTGCCTTCCCCCCGCGCACCATTACATTCCACCGTTCCGGAACCTGGAGgcgtcgcgggaggaggtggagcTGGTCATCTTCTCCGCCATCGACGACCTGCTCGCCAAGACGGGGGTGAAACCGGAAGCCGTCGACTTCCTGGTGGTGAACTGCAGCCTGTTCGCGCCGGTGCCATCGTTCACGGACATGATCATCCACCGGTACGGGATGCGCAGCGACGTGCGCAACGTGCACCTCTCCGGGATGGGGTGCAGCGCCGGGCTGGTCTCCGTGGGGCTGGCGCGCAACTTCCTGCAGACGGCTCCCCAGGGCTCGACCGCGCTGGTGGTGTCCACTGAGACCATCACCCCAAACTACTACGTCGGGAAGGAGCGCGCCATGCTGCTCCCCAACTGCCTCTTCCGCatgggcggcgcggcggcgctgcTGTCCACCTCCCCCGCCAAGGCGCGCTTCCGTCTCGCCCGCGTGGTGCGCACGCTGACTGGGGCCCGGGACAGCGCGTACCGGTGCGTGTaccaggaggaggacgaggagggccACCGGGGCATCAACCTGAACAAGGACCTCATGACCATCGCCGGCGACGCGCTCAAGGCGAACATCACCGCCATCGGGCCGCTGGTGCTCCCGGCGTCGGAGCAGCTGCTCTTCGCGCTGTCCTTCATCGCGCGGCGCGTGTTTGGGAGCAAGGGGATCAAGCCGTACCTGCCCGACTTCCGCATGGCGTTCGAGCACTTCTGCATCCACGCTGGCGGCCGCGCGGTCATCGACGAGCTGCAGAAGAGCCTTAACCTTTCCGACGAGCACGTGGAGGCGTCGCGCATGGCGCTGCACCGGTTCGGCAACACGTCCAGCAGCTCGCTGTGGTACGAGCTGGCCTACATCGAGGCCAAGGGGAGGATGCGGAAGGGCGACCGCGTGTGGATGATCGGGTTCGGGTCAGGGTTCAAGTGCAACAGCGCGGCGTGGGAGTGCATCGAGCCGGCCCGCGACGCGCAGGGGCCCTGGGCCGACTGCATCAGCCGCTACCCCGTGGACATTCCGGACGTGCTCAAGCATTGA